A section of the Dehalobacter sp. genome encodes:
- a CDS encoding stage V sporulation protein S: MDVLKVSAKSSPNSVAGALAGVLREKGGAELQAIGAGALNQAVKAVAIARGFVAPSGLDLVCIPAFTDILIEGEERTAIKLIVEPR, encoded by the coding sequence ATGGATGTGTTAAAAGTCTCAGCAAAATCAAGTCCTAATTCAGTAGCTGGAGCATTAGCAGGCGTACTCAGGGAAAAAGGCGGAGCTGAATTGCAGGCAATTGGCGCAGGCGCATTAAACCAGGCAGTAAAAGCAGTTGCTATTGCCAGAGGTTTCGTTGCTCCGAGTGGTCTTGACCTGGTTTGTATTCCGGCTTTCACCGATATCCTAATTGAAGGAGAAGAGAGGACTGCGATCAAACTGATTGTCGAACCCAGATAA